A genomic stretch from Megalobrama amblycephala isolate DHTTF-2021 linkage group LG22, ASM1881202v1, whole genome shotgun sequence includes:
- the LOC125258052 gene encoding uncharacterized protein LOC125258052 — MADSKMAVTQWSPEFVKELLPAAEKTALLYHLSYLCLANFPNLERIIRSRAVETQLLFGSSDATMLKCILTSQNLVESLFPMLVKAVEKNKAILAVKFLEKARVWIQDIITDVEKIVEKYDLHNKDVASSTSDVVKEKDDTDKKITVQDQELKLTESALNTLKSLHQKTIEELAETEKKINSKSQEIQEFARSITKTSRGLGIFAVLVPFIGLIVKSIYDAVHDPENIARMKALEAELNILISDKTALSQKEWNIQVDIIDGQMKAAKASFDRNSIPNPIHLKEVQSSLSKIQAVLIQLKYFWLSVSEMLDYLEKKTFVGEDLIEDLADLKDEFLESIEIAKQAWSSFGEGCKKASVIFRLQTKDSYKFLEVSPSSLSKVEWEKEYESVKKRLEKIDRPKSVPSCVTPAISQ; from the exons ATGGCTGATAGCAAAA tGGCTGTGACCCAATGGAGCCCAGAGTTTGTAAAAGAGCTTCTCCCTGCTGCAGAGAAGACAGCCCTTCTCTACCATCTATCTTACCTGTGCCTGGCCAACTTCCCCAACCTGGAGAGAATCATCCGGAGTCGGGCTGTGGAAACCCAGCTTCTGTTTGGCTCCTCTGATGCAACTATGTTGAAA TGTATTTTGACCAGTCAAAACCTGGTTGAGTCGCTGTTTCCCATGTTGGTGAAAGCTGTGGAGAAAAATAAGGCTATTTTGGCAGTTAAATTCCTAGAAAAAGCACGAGTCTGGATCCAAGACATTATCACTGATGTGGAGAAGATAGTGGAGAA GTATGATTTACACAACAAAGATGTTGCATCGTCCACCAGTGATGTTGTCAAGGAAAAAGATGATACAGATAAAAAGATTACAGTACAAGACCAGGAGTTGAAGCTGACTGAAAGTGCACTGAATACTCTGAAATCTCTGCACCAAAAAACAATAGAAGAGCTTGCTGAAACTGAGAAAAAGATAAACAGCAAAAGCCAAGAGATTCAAGAATTTGCCAGATCCATAACCAAAACAAGTAGAGGCCTCGGCATCTTCGCTGTACTCGTTCCATTCATCGGGCTAATTGTTAAAAGCATTTATGATGCTGTACATGATCCTGAAAATATTGCACGAATGAAGGCTCTTGAAGCTGAATTGAATATCTTAATCTCTGATAAAACTGCTCTGAGTCAAAAGGAGTGGAACATCCAAGTCGATATCATTGATGGGCAGATGAAGGCTGCCAAAGCCAGTTTTGACCGGA ATTCCATACCCAACCCCATCCATCTAAAAGAAGTTCAGAGTAGCTTGTCAAAAATTCAGGCAGTTCTGATTCAGCTTAAATACTTCTGGCTGAGTGTTTCTGAAATGCTGGACTACCTGGAAAAAAAGACCTTTGTTGGAGAAGATCTTATTGAAGACCTTGCTGACCTAAAAGATGAATTTCTAGAATCAATCGAAATAGCCAAACAG GCTTGGAGCAGTTTTGGTGAAGGCTGTAAAAAAGCATCTGTCATCTTTAGGCTCCAAACCAAAGATTCCTACAAGTTTCTGGAGGTCAGTCCTTCCTCTCTCTCCAAGGTGGAGTGGGAAAAAGAGTATGAAAGTGTAAAGAAACGACTGGAGAAAATAGATCGACCAAAAAGTGTGCCATCCTGTGTTACACCTGCTATTTCTCAATAA